The following coding sequences lie in one Arabidopsis thaliana chromosome 3, partial sequence genomic window:
- the EB1a gene encoding microtubule end binding protein EB1A (microtubule end binding protein EB1A (EB1A); CONTAINS InterPro DOMAIN/s: Calponin-homology (InterPro:IPR016146), Calponin-like actin-binding (InterPro:IPR001715), EB1, C-terminal (InterPro:IPR004953); BEST Arabidopsis thaliana protein match is: end binding protein 1B (TAIR:AT5G62500.1); Has 937 Blast hits to 898 proteins in 221 species: Archae - 0; Bacteria - 0; Metazoa - 534; Fungi - 142; Plants - 110; Viruses - 0; Other Eukaryotes - 151 (source: NCBI BLink).): MATNIGMMDSAYFVGRNEILTWINDRLHLNLSRVEEAASGAVQCQMLDMTFPGVVPMHKVNFDAKNEYDMIQNYKVLQDVFNKLKITKPLEINRLVKGRPLDNLEFLQWLKRFCDSINGGIMNENYNPVERRSRNGKERSVKGSNKIPKSLQTNNNHPPPNSSSVGLSKASGPKSAKAAEVQALSKELVDLKISTDLLEKERDFYFSKLRDVEILCQTPELDDLPIVVAVKKILYATDANESALEDAQEYLNQSLGVEDDEAEGNGEQLEEEKTQA; this comes from the exons ATGGCGACGAACATCGGAATGATGGATAGTGCATACTTCGTCGGAAGAAACGAGATTCTGACTTGGATTAATGATCGTCTTCACCTCAATCTCTCTCGCGTCGAAGAG GCTGCATCTGGTGCTGTGCAATGTCAGATGCTTGATATGACATTTCCAGGAGTTGTGCCAATGCACAAG GTTAACTTTGATGCAAAGAACGAGTACGATATGATACAAAACTACAAGGTCTTGCAAGATGTGTTCAACAAGCTGAAAATTACAAAG CCATTGGAAATTAACAGGCTTGTCAAAGGCCGGCCACTGGATAACTTGGAGTTTCTGCAATGGCTGAAACGTTTCTGTGATTCCATTAATGGTGGCATTATGAATGA GAACTATAATCCAGTGGAGCGAAGATCAAGAAATGGTAAAGAGAGGAGTGTGAAGGGATCTAATAAGATTCCAAAGTCactgcaaacaaacaataacCATCCTCCACCCAATTCCAGTTCAGTTGGTCTTAGCAAAGCATCAG GGCCCAAGTCAGCAAAAGCAGCTGAAGTGCAGGCTTTGTCGAAGGAG CTCGTGGATCTCAAGATCTCTACTGATCTcttggaaaaagaaagagacttTTACTTCTCCAAGCTCCGGGATGTAGAGATACTCTGCCAAACTCCTGAGCTAGATGATCTTCCG ATAGTGGTAGCAGTGAAGAAGATACTGTATGCAACCGATGCAAATGAATCTGCATTAGAAGACGCTCAAGAGTACCTAAACCAGTCCCTAGgagttgaagatgatgaagctgAAGGAAACGGAGAACAactggaagaagaaaagactcAAGCCTAA
- the MAG2 gene encoding RINT-1 / TIP-1 family (maigo2 (MAG2); CONTAINS InterPro DOMAIN/s: RINT-1/TIP-1 (InterPro:IPR007528); BEST Arabidopsis thaliana protein match is: RINT-1 / TIP-1 family (TAIR:AT1G08400.1); Has 297 Blast hits to 297 proteins in 143 species: Archae - 16; Bacteria - 48; Metazoa - 107; Fungi - 71; Plants - 47; Viruses - 0; Other Eukaryotes - 8 (source: NCBI BLink).) — translation MEAIKPLPQVSSFSASVFSFLDGRFKESTDLSHSTGLVSELQTEISELDQRLAGLNRQLESGLAAYASFSDRVGGLFFEVNAKLADLSSSTSVTRSASDSGKEEEATEHVAGEDLPSLAKEVAQVESVRAYAETALKLDTLVGDIEDAVMSSLNKNLRTSRSSGFEEVRLHAIKTLKTTEEILSSVAKRHPRWARLVSAVDHRVDRALAMMRPQAIADYRALLSSLRWPPQLSTLTSASLDSKSENVQNPLFNMEGSLKSQYCGSFHALCSLQGLQLQRKSRQLGIHKGENVLFHQPLWAIEELVNPLTVASQRHFTKWSEKPEFIFALVYKITRDYVDSMDELLQPLVDEAKLAGYSCREEWVSAMVSSLSLYLVKEIFPIYVGQLDEANETDLRSEAKVSWLHLIDLMISFDKRVQSLVSQSGILSLQEDGNLLRISSLSVFCDRPDWLDLWAEIELDERLVKFKEEIDNDRNWTAKVQDELISSSNVYRPPIISSIFLQHLSSIIERSKSVPALYLRARFLRLAASPTIHKFLDCLLLRCQDADGLTALTENNDLIKVSNSINAGHYIESVLEEWSEDVFFLEMGTGQHDPQEVPGLENFTEPSEGIFGEEFEKLEKFRLEWINKLSVVILRGFDARIREYIKNRKQWQEKKDKEWTVSRALVGALDYLQGKTSIIEENLNKADFTAMWRTLASEIDKLFFNSILMANVKFTNDGVERLKVDMEVLYGVFRTWCVRPEGFFPKLSEGLTLLKMEEKQVKDGLSRGDKWLRENRIRYLSEAEAKKVAKSRVFS, via the exons ATGGAGGCGATCAAACCACTTCCACAGGTCTCGAGCTTCTCCGCTTCGGTATTTAGCTTTCTCGATGGCAGATTCAAAGAATCCACGGATCTCTCTCATTCTACGGGTCTGGTTTCCGAGTTACAGACGGAGATTTCCGAATTGGATCAGAGATTGGCCGGATTAAATCGCCAGCTCGAGTCAGGTCTCGCTGCTTACGCTTCGTTTTCCGATCGCGTCGGTGGTCTATTTTTCGAGGTTAATGCCAAATTGGctgatctctcttcttctacctcCGTTACTCGCTCCGCGTCAG ATAGCGgaaaggaggaggaggcgaCGGAGCATGTAGCCGGAGAGGATCTTCCTTCATTAGCAAAGGAAGTAGCACAAGTTGAGTCTGTGCGTGCTTATGCTG AGACTGCACTAAAACTTGACACTTTAGTTGGTGATATTGAGGATGCTGTGATGTCTTCTTTGAATAAAAACTTAAGAACATCTCGGTCAAGTGGTTTTGAA GAAGTGCGTCTACATGCTATTAAAACACTTAAAACGACAGAAGAGATACTGAGTTCAGTAGCAAAGAGACATCCTCGGTGGGCACGTCTTGTTTCTGCTGTTGATCATAGAGTTGATAGAGCTTTAGCTATGATGAGACCTCAGGCAATTGCTGATTACAGAGCgttgctttcttctcttcgaTGGCCACCTCAGCTTTCTACACTAACTTCGGCAAGTCTTGATTCAAAGTCAGAAAATGTTCAAAATCCGCTTTTCAACATGGAAGGGAGCCTCAAAAGTCAATACTGTGGAAGTTTTCATGCCTTGTGTAGCCTGCAGGGGTTACAGTTGCAAAGAAAGTCGCGGCAGCTTGGGATCCATAAGGGAGAAAATGTTCTTTTCCACCAGCCACTCTGGGCTATTGAAGAGCTGGTCAACCCTCTGACAGTTGCATCTCAGCGACATTTTACAAAGTGGAGTGAAAAGCCAGAATTCATTTTTGCCCTTGTGTATAAAATCACAAGGGACTATGTCGATTCTATGGATGAGTTGTTACAACCGCTTGTGGATGAAGCAAAACTAGCTGGGTACAGTTGCCGAGAAGAGTGGGTTTCGGCTATGGTAAGCTCACTGTCTTTGTACTTGGTGAAAGAGATCTTTCCTATATATGTTGGTCAGCTAGACGAAGCAAATGAAACTGATCTTCGTTCTGAGGCTAAGGTCTCGTGGCTCCATCTCATTGACCTGATGATCTCCTTTGATAAGCGAGTTCAGTCTTTGGTATCACAATCAGGAATACTTTCGCTTCAAGAAGATGGGAATCTTTTGAGAATTTCCTCTCTCTCAGTTTTCTGTGACAGACCTGATTGGCTTGATTTATGGGCAGAGATAGAGCTAGATGAGAGGCTCGTCAAATTCAAGGAGGAGATTGATAACGACAGAAATTGGACAGCGAAGGTCCAAGACGAACTCATCTCCAGTTCCAACGTTTACAGACCACCAATCATTTCCAGCATCTTTCTACAGCATTTGTCATCAATAATCGAACGATCCAAATCAGTGCCGGCCTTATATTTGAGGGCTAGGTTCCTGAGACTGGCAGCCTCACCAACAATTCATAAGTTCTTGGATTGCCTCCTTCTCAGGTGCCAAGACGCCGACGGACTAACTGCATTAACTGAAAATAACGATCTAATCAAGGTCTCGAACTCTATTAATGCTGGTCACTACATTGAATCTGTCTTAGAAGAATGGTCTGAGGATGTCTTTTTCCTTGAAATGGGAACTGGACAGCACGATCCACAGGAAGTTCCAGGACTGGAGAACTTTACTGAACCTTCTGAAGGTATTTTCggagaagaatttgaaaaGTTGGAGAAGTTCCGGCTAGAGTGGATAAACAAATTGTCGGTGGTGATCTTGAGAGGCTTTGATGCTCGAATCCGAGAATAcataaaaaacagaaagcaATGGCaggagaagaaagacaaagaatGGACGGTGTCAAGGGCACTAGTTGGGGCTCTAGACTACTTGCAAGGAAAAACGTCtataatagaagaaaatctaaacaaaGCAGACTTTACCGCTATGTGGAGAACTCTAGCCTCAGAGATAGACAAGTTGTTCTTCAACAGCATCTTGATGGCGAACGTGAAGTTTACCAATGATGGAGTCGAAAGGTTAAAAGTAGACATGGAGGTTCTATATGGGGTTTTCCGGACGTGGTGTGTTAGACCCGAAGGTTTCTTTCCTAAACTAAGTGAGGGGCTTACGCTTCTGAAGATGGAAGAGAAGCAAGTGAAGGACGGTCTGAGTAGAGGCGATAAGTGGCTACGTGAGAATAGAATTCGATATTTGAGTGAAGCCGAAGCCAAGAAGGTAGCGAAGAGTAGAGTGTTCTCTTAG